One window of Botrimarina mediterranea genomic DNA carries:
- a CDS encoding AraC family transcriptional regulator, producing the protein MKARDYSASIETATTPHAFHRAIRAEWIELSAGDEGFQFIVLPPDDSVGAKGNSKMKEQKRIALLIDTATSWGAGLIEGVAEYAKVHGRRWLFSLEPRGKYDRMLLPEKWKGDGVVARITHRALAEQLIAGRTPAVNVSWFRYGEDLIPRCTCDEAAAAEMAARYFLDNGYRQFAYCGSTLRPSYHDRLGEAFVEALQRVGHVCDRFAPDHERFSRLDSEEQLAELSEWLLRQPRPVALLAFDDLQARQITEACAQSGILVPDDIAVLGGEHDELSSRISSPPLSGVDQSPVDVGYRAAEMLDQIMSGQPLRSTNVLLPPRRIITRQSTDQVAVPDEMLADAIRYIREHHAGELRIRDILREVPLSRRALEIGFRRHLGRTPREEIRRIRVERALALLCDTELPITKIASQCGFDRPELLTRAFRRELNATPSQFRKRLSRHRTAVPIAKP; encoded by the coding sequence TTGAAGGCCCGAGACTATTCGGCGTCGATTGAGACCGCCACGACTCCGCACGCATTTCACCGCGCGATTCGCGCAGAGTGGATCGAACTGAGTGCTGGCGACGAGGGCTTTCAATTCATTGTCTTACCTCCCGACGATTCAGTTGGCGCCAAGGGCAACTCGAAGATGAAGGAACAGAAGCGAATCGCACTGTTGATCGACACCGCAACTTCGTGGGGCGCCGGGCTCATCGAGGGCGTCGCCGAGTACGCGAAAGTCCACGGTCGCCGCTGGCTTTTCTCGCTCGAGCCCCGCGGGAAATACGATCGCATGCTGCTCCCCGAGAAGTGGAAGGGTGACGGCGTCGTCGCTCGCATCACACACCGCGCCTTGGCCGAGCAGCTGATCGCCGGTCGCACCCCGGCTGTGAACGTCTCGTGGTTCCGATACGGTGAAGACCTGATCCCCCGTTGCACCTGTGACGAGGCCGCCGCCGCCGAGATGGCGGCCCGCTACTTTCTCGACAACGGCTACCGCCAGTTCGCCTATTGCGGCTCAACGCTGCGCCCCAGCTATCACGACCGTCTCGGCGAAGCGTTCGTCGAAGCCTTGCAGCGGGTGGGCCACGTCTGCGATCGCTTTGCTCCCGACCACGAGAGGTTCTCTCGGCTCGATTCCGAGGAGCAACTTGCCGAACTTTCTGAATGGCTCTTGCGGCAGCCACGCCCCGTGGCGCTCTTGGCGTTCGACGACTTGCAAGCGCGACAAATAACCGAAGCCTGCGCGCAGTCGGGCATTCTGGTGCCGGACGACATCGCTGTCCTCGGTGGCGAGCACGACGAGCTCAGCTCGCGGATCTCGAGCCCGCCTCTCTCGGGGGTCGATCAGAGCCCCGTCGATGTCGGCTACCGCGCGGCGGAGATGCTCGACCAGATCATGTCGGGCCAACCACTCCGCAGCACGAACGTCCTCTTGCCGCCACGTCGGATCATCACCCGCCAATCGACTGACCAGGTCGCCGTCCCCGACGAGATGCTCGCCGACGCGATCCGCTATATTCGAGAACATCACGCCGGCGAGCTGCGAATCCGCGACATCCTCCGTGAAGTGCCGCTAAGCCGCCGCGCTCTGGAGATCGGCTTCCGCCGCCATCTCGGCCGCACGCCTCGCGAAGAAATCCGCCGCATCCGCGTCGAGCGCGCGCTGGCGCTGCTGTGCGATACCGAACTGCCAATCACCAAGATCGCCTCGCAGTGTGGGTTCGATCGCCCGGAGCTGCTCACCAGGGCGTTCCGTCGCGAACTCAACGCGACCCCCTCGCAATTCCGCAAGCGGCTAAGCCGCCATCGCAC
- a CDS encoding aspartate aminotransferase family protein yields the protein MKNPRSRVLAAFPAGSNGEFNLPEELATVVARGEGCRLWTAEGREMLDFSMGWGSVLVGHADERITSRVAERLGRGTNFATVTEASLELAERLIGMSPACEQVRFCASGTEATMYCLRLARAHTGRQTVLRFEGAYHGAHDVGVTSLFPSKRLDYPLAEPSSDGLVAHEGGRVLVAPFNNAELASNLIAENADELAAVIVEPLQRCLPPVEGFLETLRESTQRHGVLLVFDEVVTGFRLAFGGAQAYYGVKPDLVAYGKALGGGLPIGVFGGRGDVMDLAREDRAGRGSYVWTASTLGGNPLSATAALATLDVLSTEGVYEQLHDLGDYLRDGMRRVLDGLSIEAHVLGDGPLAQFALVPAAPHDYRTSQHRDPLAARRVMLELFKRGVFLNPMGTKLYLSLAHSEADCEAFLERFAETLEASELAEAHVS from the coding sequence ATGAAGAATCCGAGAAGCCGAGTTCTCGCCGCGTTCCCCGCCGGCAGCAACGGCGAGTTCAACCTGCCAGAAGAACTGGCCACCGTCGTCGCCCGCGGCGAGGGATGCCGGCTCTGGACGGCCGAGGGGCGCGAAATGCTCGACTTCTCGATGGGGTGGGGGTCGGTGCTTGTGGGGCACGCCGACGAACGGATTACCAGCCGGGTCGCCGAGCGACTGGGCCGCGGGACGAACTTCGCGACCGTTACGGAGGCTTCGCTGGAATTAGCCGAACGCCTCATCGGCATGAGCCCGGCGTGTGAGCAGGTGCGGTTCTGCGCTTCGGGCACCGAAGCGACGATGTACTGCCTGCGGCTGGCGCGGGCCCACACGGGTCGTCAAACGGTTCTGCGCTTCGAGGGCGCCTACCACGGCGCGCACGACGTAGGCGTCACAAGCCTGTTTCCCTCGAAGCGGCTCGACTATCCGCTGGCAGAACCTTCCAGCGATGGTCTCGTCGCTCACGAGGGTGGCCGGGTGCTGGTCGCCCCGTTTAACAACGCCGAGCTTGCCAGCAACCTTATCGCGGAGAATGCGGACGAATTGGCGGCGGTGATCGTCGAGCCGTTGCAACGCTGTCTTCCGCCCGTGGAAGGCTTCCTCGAGACCCTACGCGAATCGACACAGCGGCACGGCGTACTATTGGTCTTCGACGAAGTCGTCACGGGCTTCCGCCTGGCTTTTGGCGGAGCTCAGGCCTACTACGGCGTGAAGCCGGACTTGGTGGCCTACGGCAAAGCGTTGGGTGGCGGGTTGCCGATTGGCGTCTTTGGAGGGCGCGGCGACGTGATGGACCTTGCGCGGGAGGATCGCGCCGGCCGCGGAAGTTATGTCTGGACCGCATCGACGCTCGGTGGAAACCCTCTATCGGCGACGGCCGCACTCGCCACGCTCGATGTCCTATCGACGGAAGGCGTCTACGAGCAACTTCACGATCTAGGCGACTACCTGCGGGACGGGATGCGTCGCGTGCTCGACGGGCTTTCGATCGAGGCGCACGTCCTCGGCGACGGCCCGCTCGCTCAATTTGCGCTGGTACCGGCGGCGCCGCACGACTATCGCACCAGCCAGCACCGCGACCCGTTGGCGGCGCGGCGAGTGATGCTGGAACTGTTCAAGCGCGGGGTCTTCCTCAATCCGATGGGAACGAAGCTCTATCTGTCACTGGCGCACAGCGAAGCGGATTGCGAGGCGTTCCTCGAACGATTTGCCGAGACCCTTGAAGCAAGCGAGCTAGCGGAAGCTCATGTTTCTTGA
- a CDS encoding TIGR03364 family FAD-dependent oxidoreductase, giving the protein MPERVAIVGAGIVGVAHAWRESVRGAQVTLFERSRRAEGASVRNFGMVWPIGQPLATRDAALLSRSLWDEFVRETGVWSSPLGSIHLAVRDDEWRILEEFAEQAPGLGYDCRLLDAREARAACPAATADVIGGLFSPTELGVDPRQAIAAAPRWLAETFGVRLEFETTVCDIDLPRVRSTDGREWDFDRVTVASGADFATLYPEVFTENALARCKLQMMRTTPQTDGWRLGPMIASGLTLRHYANFAICEGLPALRQRVAEETPELDRYGIHVMAAQNGLGEIVLGDSHEYGEAITPFDSDEITRLMLRELRRLLDLPDWRLAARWHGVYPVQANGVQFVHNPTPGVTIVIATGGCGMTMSFGLAEEMVCGRASSRVPSVARG; this is encoded by the coding sequence ATGCCTGAAAGAGTCGCCATTGTCGGCGCCGGTATCGTCGGAGTCGCCCACGCCTGGAGGGAATCTGTCCGCGGCGCGCAGGTGACGCTGTTCGAACGCAGTCGCCGCGCCGAGGGTGCGTCGGTTCGCAACTTCGGCATGGTCTGGCCGATTGGGCAACCCCTCGCCACGCGCGACGCGGCTCTGTTGAGTCGCTCGCTATGGGATGAGTTCGTCCGTGAAACAGGCGTCTGGTCGAGCCCTCTGGGTTCAATCCACCTGGCGGTGCGCGACGACGAGTGGCGAATCCTCGAAGAGTTCGCCGAGCAGGCGCCCGGGCTTGGCTACGATTGCAGATTGCTCGACGCTCGCGAAGCGAGGGCCGCGTGTCCCGCAGCGACCGCTGACGTGATCGGCGGCCTTTTCAGCCCGACAGAGTTAGGCGTCGACCCCCGCCAGGCAATCGCCGCCGCGCCCCGTTGGCTCGCCGAGACCTTTGGCGTGCGTCTTGAGTTTGAAACGACCGTTTGCGATATCGATCTCCCGCGCGTTCGCTCAACCGATGGACGCGAGTGGGACTTCGATCGGGTAACGGTTGCGAGCGGCGCGGACTTCGCGACGCTTTATCCCGAGGTCTTCACCGAGAACGCCCTCGCACGCTGCAAGCTGCAAATGATGCGGACGACGCCTCAGACGGATGGCTGGCGACTCGGCCCGATGATCGCCAGCGGTTTGACACTCCGCCACTACGCCAACTTCGCTATCTGCGAAGGGCTGCCGGCCTTACGCCAGCGCGTTGCCGAAGAAACACCGGAACTCGACCGGTACGGCATCCACGTGATGGCCGCGCAAAACGGTTTGGGGGAAATCGTCCTTGGTGACTCTCATGAGTATGGCGAGGCGATCACGCCCTTTGACAGCGATGAGATCACGAGGCTCATGCTCCGTGAGCTACGGCGTTTGCTGGACCTGCCCGATTGGCGCCTTGCGGCGCGGTGGCACGGCGTCTATCCCGTCCAAGCCAATGGCGTGCAGTTTGTACACAACCCGACGCCCGGCGTGACCATCGTCATCGCCACGGGCGGGTGCGGCATGACGATGTCGTTCGGTCTGGCGGAAGAGATGGTTTGTGGCCGAGCATCAAGCCGTGTTCCTAGCGTTGCCCGAGGGTAG
- a CDS encoding phosphonate degradation HD-domain oxygenase encodes MDSIASDSRTSEEIDKLFARSGGSQYGGEAVTQLEHGLQAASLAEQEGAPDEFVVAALLHDIGHLLHDLPDDAPDNGVDDLHENLGAAWIESRFPASVLEPVRLHVESKRYLCAVEPGYLEALSEPSRVSLQLQGGPMTTDECESFQKGEFFVSAIRLRRWDDEAKVAGLATPPLSHYKKYIEAVAIPAEAK; translated from the coding sequence ATGGATTCGATCGCATCCGATAGCCGGACAAGCGAGGAGATCGACAAGCTTTTCGCCCGATCCGGGGGGTCTCAATACGGCGGCGAAGCGGTCACACAGCTCGAGCACGGACTGCAAGCGGCATCGCTGGCTGAACAAGAGGGGGCGCCTGACGAGTTCGTCGTGGCCGCATTGCTGCACGACATCGGCCACCTGCTGCACGACCTCCCCGACGACGCGCCCGACAACGGCGTTGATGACCTGCACGAAAATCTGGGCGCCGCTTGGATCGAAAGCCGCTTTCCTGCGTCGGTGCTAGAGCCCGTGCGACTCCATGTGGAGTCGAAGCGGTACCTTTGCGCGGTCGAACCGGGGTATCTCGAAGCTCTCAGCGAACCCTCGCGCGTCAGCCTCCAGCTGCAAGGCGGGCCGATGACAACAGACGAGTGCGAGTCATTCCAGAAAGGCGAGTTCTTCGTCTCGGCGATCCGCCTGCGGCGATGGGACGACGAGGCCAAGGTCGCGGGGCTCGCCACCCCGCCCCTCAGTCACTACAAGAAGTATATCGAGGCGGTCGCCATTCCGGCGGAAGCCAAGTAG
- a CDS encoding tetratricopeptide repeat protein, translating to MFDTLHLGVVTVGFIFTVGVVLATACFGRFFCGWGCHILALQDLSAWCLAKIGVNPRPLRSRTLAWAPVAAAIYLFVWPQVERLLHGHSLPELSIVTDRDEWTSFTTDDLLRSFLGIALTLVTLSVCGFAIVYFLGSRSFCSYACPYGALFAGVERTSPRRIVASAGSCTNCGLCIASCKSGVRVIEEVRNYGSVVDSSCFKDLDCVSVCPTNAIELGWATPPALRRLKVAEPKDKRYDFNLREEGLLSIVFLATVLVSRGLYGSISFLLALAIASLAAYAAVVGWRFALQSNYSFHGRPWKIDGKLTRTGRLAAVLLTSLGALLANSTVVRFHEARGESAIARLAHLEAQGADEASRRAEAASALGYLQEARRWAPVVPGVWRTQMAALYLRLGKTNESRREANAVLASDPGNQAGQLLVAQSWLADGRIELARQQALAIVADTERRYGQGPAPLSHRRVLAGAYFLLGDVAGRLGDRTEAREYFESAVASYSKHADAQLALGLLYAEAGRCEEARAAFNAVLLVRPADASAKQALSRLRG from the coding sequence ATGTTTGACACCCTGCACCTGGGCGTTGTCACTGTCGGCTTTATTTTTACGGTGGGAGTCGTCCTGGCGACCGCTTGCTTCGGGCGATTCTTCTGCGGCTGGGGTTGCCATATCTTGGCCCTGCAAGATCTGTCCGCCTGGTGCCTTGCGAAGATCGGCGTGAATCCACGTCCGCTGCGTTCGAGGACTCTCGCCTGGGCGCCGGTAGCGGCAGCCATTTATCTGTTTGTGTGGCCACAGGTCGAACGCCTCTTACATGGCCACTCGCTTCCAGAGCTTTCCATAGTCACCGACCGCGACGAATGGACCTCCTTCACGACCGATGACCTACTACGAAGCTTCCTCGGAATCGCGTTGACACTCGTCACCCTGAGCGTCTGCGGGTTCGCCATCGTCTACTTCCTAGGGTCGCGTAGTTTTTGCTCATACGCCTGTCCGTACGGCGCCCTTTTCGCGGGAGTAGAGCGAACGTCGCCGCGGCGAATTGTGGCCTCTGCTGGGTCCTGCACCAACTGCGGTTTGTGCATCGCTTCCTGCAAGTCCGGCGTGCGAGTCATCGAGGAAGTCCGCAACTACGGCAGCGTTGTCGATTCCAGCTGCTTTAAAGACCTCGACTGCGTCAGCGTCTGCCCCACGAACGCGATTGAACTTGGATGGGCGACACCGCCGGCACTTCGACGACTCAAGGTAGCCGAGCCCAAAGATAAGCGGTACGACTTCAATCTTCGCGAAGAAGGATTGCTGTCGATAGTCTTTCTGGCGACCGTCCTGGTGTCTCGCGGCCTCTACGGCTCGATCTCATTCTTGCTCGCGCTCGCGATTGCGTCACTGGCGGCCTACGCGGCCGTCGTTGGCTGGAGATTCGCATTGCAGAGCAACTACAGCTTTCATGGTCGGCCATGGAAGATCGACGGGAAGCTTACCCGTACCGGGCGGTTGGCGGCCGTGTTGCTTACGTCACTTGGTGCTCTGTTAGCCAATAGCACGGTCGTGCGATTCCACGAAGCGAGGGGCGAATCGGCCATTGCAAGGCTCGCGCATCTCGAAGCCCAAGGCGCCGATGAGGCGTCGAGGCGGGCGGAAGCCGCATCGGCGCTGGGGTATCTCCAGGAGGCGCGTCGCTGGGCACCGGTCGTTCCTGGGGTCTGGCGGACACAGATGGCCGCACTCTATCTGCGTTTAGGAAAGACCAACGAGTCTCGCCGTGAAGCCAACGCCGTCCTGGCGTCAGACCCAGGAAATCAGGCAGGGCAGTTGCTGGTGGCTCAGTCATGGCTTGCCGACGGGCGTATCGAACTGGCGAGGCAGCAGGCCCTCGCAATCGTCGCCGATACCGAAAGACGATACGGCCAGGGCCCTGCGCCGCTAAGTCATCGCAGAGTACTGGCCGGCGCGTACTTCTTGCTGGGCGATGTCGCGGGACGACTTGGCGATCGGACAGAAGCACGCGAGTATTTTGAGAGCGCGGTAGCCTCCTATTCGAAGCACGCCGATGCTCAACTGGCACTGGGGTTGCTCTACGCCGAGGCTGGTCGTTGCGAAGAGGCGCGAGCGGCCTTCAACGCGGTGTTGCTCGTTCGACCAGCAGACGCTTCAGCGAAACAAGCGCTATCCCGTCTGCGTGGGTAG
- a CDS encoding PEP-CTERM sorting domain-containing protein: MFPFLSEDSNLPSLRYWILSGNSIGYSTLFANQGDGLFEIRRGDAISADRYELLQRVYVGSDFGANYVDIPIGSAPIPGTPGAPVPNDINAIWFEDFTHFSLRAAPVVDGVLTLGEEVAGVTKTSWRLSANQGPLPGFDSPPNYTSPDQRVQQRISAGWADLYGAGSRGQVMDITGVPVGPLYWLQQTVDPANRIHESDETNNVAQVLIDLRKPGEVVMYDGRFVQPGDAAPPTPGDLTADGVVDLDDWLAFKASSGASLDGLSERDLLALGDLNLDGRHSLSDARLFREYYDAANGTGAFASLTSSVPEPTSLLLIGVALTAIGVTNRRQLGKAVAFAVALTAFGAISSGRVASARVLLFEEGFEGLALGPNLNESLSNPHAWTQSPPAGWSVDDSGVPTINLPSVGVKEWEGWSFADKVWWSNAAQNQGRSEFTLGQGTVAVADPDEWDDRGAPASGSPFRGYYNAWMQTPEIDLGSAAPGSAKLTFASSWRDECCDDGPQTNSQTAVVRASYDGGVTFGDALRWNSTLGSEFFKDDATNEQVLVNLDNPANAPSVILQFGLLNAGNDWWWAVDNIEVYAPTTLVIDNATGVGTLIGADGITGYEITSSSGSLDPDSWRSENLDARNFGSPTLATADYNNDGHVDAADYTLWRDGKATGGYSDWASQYGASVGLSQSWETVIAEDSLLYEFFLGGESTFESESIGKVYDHSGGVPDLRFTYALANGQEIQGGVVYVGALSVPEPSAMTLLLAPAVLSSVRRKPTR, from the coding sequence ATGTTCCCTTTTCTTTCCGAAGATTCGAATCTTCCATCCCTGCGCTACTGGATTCTGAGCGGAAACTCGATCGGCTACAGCACCCTCTTCGCCAATCAAGGAGACGGGCTCTTCGAGATCCGCCGCGGTGACGCCATCAGCGCCGACCGCTACGAGTTGCTCCAACGTGTTTACGTCGGTTCCGACTTCGGCGCGAACTACGTCGATATCCCGATCGGCTCCGCCCCGATCCCGGGAACGCCGGGCGCCCCGGTTCCGAATGACATCAACGCCATCTGGTTCGAGGACTTCACCCATTTCTCTCTTCGAGCAGCGCCGGTGGTTGACGGCGTGCTCACTCTCGGCGAGGAGGTTGCCGGCGTCACCAAGACAAGCTGGCGGCTCAGCGCTAATCAGGGGCCACTGCCTGGGTTTGATTCTCCGCCGAACTACACCAGCCCCGACCAGCGCGTCCAGCAACGCATTAGCGCCGGTTGGGCCGACCTCTACGGGGCCGGCTCGCGTGGCCAAGTCATGGACATCACCGGGGTGCCGGTCGGACCGCTCTATTGGCTGCAGCAGACCGTCGATCCCGCCAACCGCATCCACGAATCCGATGAAACCAACAACGTTGCTCAGGTGTTAATCGACCTGCGGAAGCCCGGCGAGGTTGTGATGTACGACGGGCGTTTCGTGCAGCCGGGAGACGCCGCCCCTCCGACGCCAGGTGATCTGACGGCGGACGGCGTCGTCGATCTCGATGACTGGCTGGCCTTCAAAGCGTCCTCGGGCGCGTCGCTAGACGGCCTTAGTGAGCGTGATCTCTTAGCTCTTGGCGATCTGAATCTCGACGGCCGGCATAGTCTCAGCGACGCGAGGCTCTTCCGCGAGTACTACGACGCGGCGAACGGCACTGGCGCTTTCGCGAGTCTGACATCGAGTGTCCCCGAGCCCACCTCTTTGCTACTGATTGGCGTCGCCCTGACCGCGATAGGTGTCACCAACAGAAGACAACTCGGTAAGGCGGTCGCCTTCGCTGTCGCCCTCACGGCCTTCGGCGCGATTTCTTCGGGGCGAGTTGCTTCGGCAAGGGTGCTGCTTTTTGAAGAGGGCTTTGAAGGCCTCGCCTTGGGGCCCAACCTCAATGAGTCTTTGAGCAACCCCCATGCCTGGACGCAATCGCCCCCAGCCGGGTGGAGTGTCGATGACTCCGGCGTGCCGACGATCAACTTGCCGAGCGTCGGAGTCAAAGAATGGGAGGGGTGGAGCTTCGCCGATAAGGTTTGGTGGAGCAACGCGGCTCAGAATCAAGGGCGTTCCGAGTTCACGCTTGGCCAAGGAACGGTCGCCGTCGCCGATCCCGATGAGTGGGACGACCGCGGCGCCCCGGCAAGTGGTTCCCCTTTCCGCGGCTACTACAACGCCTGGATGCAGACCCCCGAAATCGACTTGGGCAGCGCTGCTCCAGGATCGGCGAAGCTGACCTTTGCATCGAGTTGGCGCGACGAATGTTGCGATGACGGCCCGCAAACGAACAGCCAGACGGCTGTCGTCCGCGCCTCATACGATGGCGGCGTGACGTTCGGTGATGCCCTGCGTTGGAACTCGACGCTGGGGAGCGAGTTCTTCAAAGACGACGCGACGAACGAGCAGGTGCTGGTGAACCTCGACAACCCTGCGAATGCCCCGAGCGTCATCCTTCAGTTCGGCTTGCTCAACGCCGGAAACGATTGGTGGTGGGCGGTCGACAATATCGAAGTCTACGCGCCGACGACGCTGGTTATCGACAACGCGACCGGCGTCGGTACGCTTATCGGCGCCGACGGAATCACCGGCTACGAAATCACAAGCTCATCGGGCTCTCTGGACCCCGACTCATGGCGGTCAGAGAACCTCGACGCTCGTAATTTTGGCTCACCGACACTCGCCACCGCGGATTACAACAATGACGGCCACGTCGACGCAGCCGACTACACGCTCTGGCGCGACGGCAAGGCAACCGGTGGGTACTCAGATTGGGCGTCGCAGTACGGCGCGAGCGTGGGTTTGAGCCAGTCGTGGGAAACGGTTATCGCTGAGGACTCGCTGCTCTACGAATTCTTCCTCGGTGGAGAATCGACTTTCGAAAGCGAGTCGATTGGTAAGGTCTATGACCACTCAGGCGGTGTGCCCGACCTTCGCTTCACTTACGCCCTTGCTAACGGCCAAGAGATTCAAGGGGGTGTGGTCTACGTCGGAGCGCTAAGCGTCCCGGAACCTAGCGCAATGACCCTGCTATTGGCGCCGGCGGTACTATCAAGTGTCCGCCGGAAGCCGACCCGCTAG
- a CDS encoding PEP-CTERM sorting domain-containing protein gives MLTRCMLVAAACGCSQAFGTVILNEDFEGLALGPNVEETQDDDPLYPLGTPGLWTATPPTDWTIDKSGVPGFGGTFDEENNLIRENDGVDEWEGWSFARKDFFTAEGQSREFFTRGQGTVAVADPDEFDDAAPGIPGAGGQYYETKMSTPFVDFTGIEGSKLVIEFDSSFRGEGSGDEGDDHQTAVLTASFGFGFLGDVEVFRWAPNEINPVTGLADPGYQPGITSGDPTVNPFLDMHVFAVVDLPAGITGSGLENVQVNFGMETARNDWWWAVDNVKLSIVPEPASFAMVALGLAGLATRRR, from the coding sequence ATGTTGACGCGATGCATGCTTGTGGCGGCTGCTTGTGGATGCAGCCAAGCGTTTGGAACCGTGATCCTGAACGAAGACTTCGAGGGGCTGGCCCTAGGTCCGAACGTCGAAGAGACGCAAGACGACGACCCTCTTTATCCCTTGGGAACCCCCGGTCTGTGGACTGCTACTCCTCCGACCGACTGGACCATCGACAAGAGCGGCGTCCCCGGTTTCGGTGGCACATTCGATGAAGAGAACAACCTCATCCGTGAGAACGACGGCGTTGACGAGTGGGAAGGATGGTCGTTCGCCCGGAAGGACTTCTTTACGGCCGAAGGGCAGTCACGTGAATTCTTCACTCGAGGTCAAGGCACCGTCGCTGTCGCCGACCCCGATGAGTTCGACGACGCAGCCCCCGGCATCCCCGGCGCCGGCGGTCAGTACTACGAGACCAAGATGTCGACTCCGTTTGTCGATTTCACCGGGATCGAGGGGAGCAAGCTGGTAATCGAGTTTGACAGCTCTTTCCGCGGTGAAGGCTCGGGCGACGAAGGTGACGATCACCAGACAGCGGTCCTAACCGCGAGCTTCGGCTTCGGATTCTTGGGCGATGTCGAAGTTTTCCGGTGGGCTCCTAACGAGATCAACCCGGTCACCGGCCTCGCGGACCCCGGTTACCAGCCCGGCATCACATCGGGCGACCCGACCGTGAATCCGTTCCTCGACATGCACGTCTTCGCCGTCGTGGACCTGCCCGCCGGCATTACCGGGTCGGGTCTTGAGAACGTCCAGGTCAACTTTGGCATGGAGACAGCGCGCAACGATTGGTGGTGGGCTGTTGACAACGTCAAGTTGTCGATCGTTCCCGAGCCGGCGTCGTTCGCAATGGTCGCTCTGGGCCTCGCTGGTTTGGCTACCCGCCGTCGTTGA